One Hydrogenispora ethanolica genomic region harbors:
- a CDS encoding chemotaxis protein CheW has translation MKCTEWEDEARPGAAASENIFATFSVGDEAYGIPIRKVAEILQHQTITRLPELPAYLMGVMNHRGRSVPVLDMRLLLQRRWTEDQAPACILVVEINGLTVGVVVDRFLAMMELSERQLSAFPEEDDEPGFRSVPASGREGEEVKLLGWEKLLEKEWPVLAAVYELTRA, from the coding sequence TTGAAATGCACAGAATGGGAAGATGAAGCGCGACCCGGCGCCGCCGCATCCGAGAATATTTTTGCAACGTTCTCCGTCGGCGACGAGGCCTATGGGATTCCCATCCGCAAGGTGGCCGAGATTTTGCAACATCAGACCATCACCCGGCTTCCCGAATTGCCGGCCTACCTGATGGGCGTCATGAACCACCGGGGGAGGAGCGTTCCCGTGCTGGACATGCGCTTGCTCTTGCAACGGCGCTGGACGGAGGATCAGGCGCCTGCCTGTATCCTGGTGGTGGAGATCAACGGCTTGACTGTGGGAGTGGTGGTGGACCGGTTTCTTGCCATGATGGAGCTTTCCGAGCGGCAGCTCTCCGCCTTTCCTGAGGAGGATGACGAGCCGGGGTTCCGGTCGGTTCCCGCTTCCGGAAGGGAGGGCGAAGAGGTCAAACTGTTAGGGTGGGAAAAACTGCTGGAGAAGGAATGGCCCGTTTTGGCGGCGGTTTATGAGTTGACGCGCGCGTAG
- the modB gene encoding molybdate ABC transporter permease subunit: MMDWQPVLLSLKIAAMSLAGVAVAGIGAAYLLTRRDFPGKNLCETLLTLPLVLPPIVTGFLLLVLVGRQGPIGKLLNQLGGFQIVFTPFAAVLAAAAVAFPLMYQSAKAALQGVNHHLEDAARTLGAGEWKVFRTVTLPLARQGIYSGMVLAFSRALGEFGATAMVAGNIPGRTQTIPVAIYFASESNDLTTAGLYVLIISVLTFGMVYGVNHWLNKSFGKWARRRWRVRSGHWEGIAGVSASSGVQSGK; encoded by the coding sequence ATGATGGATTGGCAACCCGTGCTCCTATCGTTGAAGATTGCAGCCATGTCGCTGGCAGGGGTGGCCGTCGCCGGGATCGGCGCGGCCTATCTGCTGACGCGGCGCGATTTTCCGGGCAAAAATCTCTGCGAAACCTTGCTGACCTTGCCTCTGGTGCTGCCGCCGATCGTCACCGGGTTCCTGCTCTTGGTCCTAGTGGGCAGGCAGGGCCCCATCGGCAAGCTCCTGAATCAGCTGGGCGGATTCCAGATCGTCTTCACGCCGTTCGCCGCGGTGCTGGCCGCGGCGGCGGTGGCCTTTCCCCTGATGTACCAGAGCGCCAAGGCCGCGCTGCAGGGAGTGAACCACCACCTGGAAGACGCCGCCCGGACGCTGGGGGCCGGGGAATGGAAGGTCTTTCGCACCGTGACCCTTCCCTTGGCCCGGCAGGGGATCTATTCCGGCATGGTGCTGGCGTTCTCGCGGGCTTTGGGCGAGTTCGGGGCCACGGCGATGGTGGCCGGGAATATTCCGGGCCGGACCCAGACCATTCCGGTGGCCATCTATTTCGCGTCGGAAAGCAACGACCTGACCACCGCCGGTCTTTATGTGCTGATCATCAGCGTCCTGACCTTCGGGATGGTCTATGGGGTGAATCATTGGTTGAACAAGAGCTTTGGCAAGTGGGCGAGGAGGCGTTGGCGTGTTAGAAGTGGCCATTGGGAAGGAATTGCCGGAGTATCAGCTTCAAGTGGAGTTCAAAGCGGCAAATAA
- the gdhA gene encoding NADP-specific glutamate dehydrogenase, producing MIQRNPHEPEFHQAVHEVLGSLEPVLERYPQYRKAGILERIVEPERQIIFRVPWVDDSGQVRVNRGFRVQFNSAIGPYKGGLRFHPSVNLGIIKFLGFEQTFKNALTGLPIGGGKGGSDFDPKGKSEGEVMRFCQSFMTELYRHIGADVDVPAGDTGVGGREIGYLYGQYKRITQSYSGVLTGKGLNWGGSLVRTEATGYGLGYFVSEMIQARGRSFQGAKVVISGSGNVAIYATQKVQQLGGTVIALSDSDGYIHDPEGIKLETVKRLKEVERKRIREYALAHPAAVYTEGCSGIWTLPCDIALPCATQNEISEESAKTLIRNGCWAVAEGANMPSTPGAVQQFLAHGVLFGPAKAANAGGVATSALEMSQNSLRYSWSFEEVDAKLKAIMTGIYRDASRAAQEYGSPGNLVSGSNIAGFLKVARAMYEQGVV from the coding sequence GTGATTCAGAGAAATCCCCACGAGCCCGAGTTTCATCAAGCGGTCCATGAAGTATTGGGTTCCCTTGAGCCGGTGCTGGAACGGTATCCCCAATATCGCAAAGCCGGCATTCTGGAGCGGATCGTCGAGCCGGAACGGCAGATCATCTTTCGTGTCCCTTGGGTGGACGATAGCGGCCAGGTCCGGGTGAACCGGGGCTTCCGGGTCCAGTTCAACAGCGCCATCGGCCCCTACAAAGGCGGCTTGCGCTTTCATCCCTCGGTCAATTTGGGGATCATTAAGTTTTTAGGGTTTGAACAGACCTTCAAAAACGCGCTCACCGGTTTGCCGATCGGCGGCGGCAAGGGCGGCAGCGACTTCGATCCCAAGGGCAAGTCCGAAGGGGAGGTCATGCGCTTCTGCCAAAGCTTCATGACCGAGCTGTACCGCCACATCGGAGCCGACGTCGACGTGCCGGCGGGCGACACCGGTGTCGGCGGCCGGGAGATCGGTTATTTGTACGGCCAATATAAGCGGATCACCCAGTCCTATTCCGGCGTCCTGACCGGCAAGGGCTTGAATTGGGGCGGCAGCCTGGTCCGGACCGAGGCCACCGGCTATGGTTTGGGGTATTTCGTGTCCGAAATGATTCAAGCGCGGGGCCGATCGTTCCAAGGCGCCAAAGTGGTCATCTCGGGCTCGGGCAATGTCGCCATCTATGCCACGCAGAAAGTTCAGCAACTGGGCGGAACCGTCATCGCCCTGAGTGACTCCGACGGCTATATTCACGACCCCGAGGGGATCAAGCTGGAAACCGTGAAGCGCCTGAAGGAAGTGGAGCGGAAACGGATTCGCGAATATGCGCTCGCCCATCCAGCGGCGGTCTATACCGAAGGCTGCTCCGGCATCTGGACCCTGCCCTGCGATATCGCCTTGCCGTGCGCTACCCAGAATGAAATCAGCGAGGAGTCGGCCAAGACTCTCATTCGTAACGGATGTTGGGCGGTAGCCGAAGGAGCGAATATGCCGTCGACCCCCGGAGCCGTCCAGCAATTCCTGGCGCACGGGGTGCTTTTCGGTCCGGCCAAGGCCGCCAATGCCGGCGGCGTGGCCACCTCCGCCCTGGAAATGTCCCAGAACAGCCTGCGCTATTCCTGGAGCTTCGAGGAAGTCGACGCCAAGCTGAAAGCGATCATGACCGGCATCTATCGGGACGCCAGCCGGGCGGCTCAGGAATACGGCTCCCCCGGTAACCTGGTGAGCGGTTCCAATATCGCCGGCTTCTTGAAGGTCGCCCGGGCAATGTACGAACAAGGCGTCGTTTGA
- a CDS encoding acyl-CoA dehydratase activase, with protein MDSVFLGVDVGSVSTNIVGLDSQDQVVFECYLRNDGQPLQVIQDGLQRLRAALPESAVDAVGVTGSGRHLAAAMVGADIVKNEITAHAAAAVHAYPAVRTILEIGGQDSKIILVRDGVVADFAMNTVCAAGTGSFLDHQAERLKIPIEEFGALALTATHPVKIAGRCTVFAESDMIAKQQFGFSKPDIINGLCEALVRNYLANLARDKAIAELILFQGGVAANQGIKAAFERALQAPVLIPPHFAVMGAIGAALLGKKQLQKTGASSRFRGFEKLFLQFTPATFECSGCSNRCEIIEVKQEQRVIAIWGDKCGKYTNGVPA; from the coding sequence ATGGACAGCGTATTTTTGGGAGTTGACGTCGGCTCGGTCAGTACCAACATCGTCGGGCTGGACTCACAAGATCAGGTCGTTTTCGAATGTTATTTGCGCAACGACGGCCAACCGCTCCAGGTGATCCAGGACGGCTTGCAACGGCTGCGGGCGGCGCTTCCGGAGTCCGCCGTCGACGCGGTGGGTGTGACCGGCAGCGGCCGGCATCTGGCTGCGGCAATGGTGGGAGCGGACATTGTGAAAAACGAGATTACCGCCCACGCCGCCGCCGCGGTCCACGCCTATCCCGCGGTCCGCACCATCCTGGAGATCGGCGGCCAGGACTCCAAGATCATTCTGGTTCGGGACGGCGTGGTGGCGGATTTCGCGATGAATACCGTCTGCGCCGCGGGTACGGGTTCGTTCCTGGACCATCAGGCCGAACGGTTAAAGATCCCCATCGAGGAGTTCGGCGCCCTGGCCCTGACCGCGACCCATCCGGTGAAGATCGCCGGCCGGTGCACCGTATTCGCCGAATCGGACATGATCGCCAAACAGCAATTCGGTTTCTCCAAACCGGACATCATCAACGGCCTCTGCGAGGCGCTGGTCCGCAACTACCTGGCCAATCTGGCCCGGGACAAAGCCATCGCCGAACTCATCCTCTTCCAAGGCGGAGTGGCCGCCAACCAAGGCATCAAGGCCGCCTTTGAAAGGGCGCTTCAGGCGCCGGTCCTGATCCCGCCCCACTTTGCGGTGATGGGGGCCATCGGCGCGGCGCTGCTCGGCAAGAAGCAGCTGCAAAAGACCGGCGCAAGCTCCCGTTTCCGGGGCTTCGAAAAACTGTTCCTGCAATTCACCCCCGCCACCTTCGAATGTTCCGGTTGCAGCAACCGCTGCGAGATCATCGAGGTAAAGCAGGAGCAGCGCGTGATCGCCATTTGGGGGGACAAATGCGGCAAATATACCAACGGGGTTCCGGCCTGA
- a CDS encoding GreA/GreB family elongation factor: protein MNQKIFVSKKQFQRLLRTNIDFEENLPKLIYEYLPGDSQKQQEFKASFQSYLQLFDQLLPHVVVDDSQAGGLFPCAVLGALITIQDLDNQMVSEYRLIAPFEKNIAPGDISILSPLGEALWLKKIHDDVVIAAPGGRFRYRIVAITLPAGD from the coding sequence ATGAATCAAAAAATTTTTGTCTCGAAAAAACAATTTCAAAGACTTTTGCGAACCAATATCGACTTTGAAGAGAATCTGCCCAAACTAATTTATGAGTATCTCCCCGGCGATTCTCAAAAGCAACAGGAATTTAAAGCGTCATTCCAGAGCTATCTGCAGCTTTTTGACCAATTGTTGCCGCACGTGGTGGTCGACGATTCCCAGGCCGGGGGGCTTTTTCCCTGTGCAGTGCTGGGAGCGTTAATCACCATCCAGGACCTGGATAACCAGATGGTTTCCGAATACCGCCTGATCGCGCCCTTTGAAAAAAATATCGCGCCCGGGGACATCTCGATCCTGTCGCCGCTTGGTGAAGCGCTATGGTTGAAAAAGATCCACGACGACGTGGTAATTGCCGCCCCGGGCGGCCGTTTCCGCTATCGGATCGTCGCCATCACGCTCCCGGCTGGCGATTGA
- a CDS encoding methyl-accepting chemotaxis protein — MKWFNNAPIGLKIFLSVAAIMVIAFGTIGSLSYARVSALLQHDIQTSYRNTANNSANLVASQIDKLKATIEAIAERPDIRSMNFAVQQPALLREAQRIGCLRFSIVDLQGNLLTTDRKKGANIADKPYFLRAKQGETAVGGPSLAKVDGKLILVVTTPIRDAGNRVAAVLNAVFDGKILTDILRQIRVADGKGSVYMVDREGTLIANPQHYELVLKQDNSLKNAARDPRLGAMAGYTRKMIAGGTGFGSYFFNGITKFIAYNPVPGMDWFLAVTVPRDHIFKPIDDLTWQLPAMFLIALGFILAVIYVVTRSYVSRPIAGLMAAAEKLALGNVNVDLQAGSGDEIGRLIQAFNKMIANIREGAQAARGIAAGDLAVTIRPKSDDDLQALSMQQMIDSLRELIDETQRLTGAAAAGELAVRGDNAKFQGAFGEIVLGINRMLDAMVGPLNTAADYVERIGQGEIPPPLTGEYQGEYNQLKISINACIKGLGALTESNAVLQQMTLNDYTRQIAGDYHGVYGEIAQAVNKVLAKLIGIQQTAAHMAQGDFGDLEALQKVGRLSEHDELTPSLTRMMGTILAMVHESVRLSEAAAAGELNVRGDIGKFGGEYRRVIEGFNATLDAVVGPLTEAGAVLAKIAVNDYTQEMKGEYQGVLREFAAQINTTRARLLSVQDVFVRLAQGDISRLEEFRAVGRRSENDRMMPSATAMMEAIDALIQESNMLAGAAARGELKVRGDAAKFSGKYQEIVIGLNGALDAMALPITEASAVLDEMARGSLESVMAGEYQGEYARIKESLNGALAAFNQVLGEINSAAGQVAAASRHVSAGSQALSQGATEQAATVEELSASVAEIAAQTKQNSLRAGQANELANLTKNDAIQGNAQMEEMLAAMQGINEAGTNISKIIKVIDEIAFQTNILALNAAVEAARAGQHGKGFAVVAEEVRNLAGRSAKAAKETTELIEGSLRKAADGTRIASRTAESLDKIVTAVTRAADLVQEIATASNEQATGIAQINQGINQVAQVTQTNTATSEESASASEELSSQAEHLKEMVGRFKLKRQAVEAAQDREATDRITVPDRMGSIGFGKY, encoded by the coding sequence ATGAAATGGTTCAATAATGCGCCGATTGGCCTGAAAATCTTTCTCAGCGTCGCGGCGATCATGGTGATCGCCTTCGGAACCATCGGTTCCTTGAGTTATGCGCGGGTTTCCGCTTTGTTGCAGCACGATATTCAAACATCCTACCGCAATACCGCCAATAACAGCGCCAACCTGGTGGCGTCGCAGATCGACAAGCTCAAGGCGACCATCGAGGCGATCGCGGAGCGCCCCGATATCCGGTCGATGAATTTCGCCGTGCAACAACCGGCGCTGCTGAGAGAGGCGCAACGCATCGGCTGCCTGCGGTTCTCCATCGTTGACTTGCAAGGCAACCTGCTCACCACCGATCGGAAGAAGGGAGCGAACATCGCCGACAAGCCCTATTTCCTACGGGCCAAGCAGGGCGAGACCGCGGTCGGCGGCCCGTCCCTCGCCAAGGTGGATGGAAAATTGATTCTGGTGGTGACGACCCCGATCCGCGACGCCGGCAACCGGGTAGCCGCCGTCCTAAACGCGGTGTTCGACGGGAAGATCCTCACCGACATCCTGCGGCAGATCCGGGTCGCCGACGGCAAGGGATCCGTCTATATGGTGGACCGGGAAGGAACCCTCATCGCCAATCCGCAGCATTATGAGCTGGTGCTCAAACAGGATAACAGCCTGAAAAACGCGGCCAGGGATCCCCGGTTGGGGGCCATGGCCGGATATACGCGGAAGATGATCGCCGGCGGGACGGGCTTCGGATCGTACTTTTTCAACGGCATCACCAAATTTATCGCCTACAATCCGGTTCCCGGCATGGACTGGTTTCTGGCGGTCACCGTCCCGCGCGATCACATATTCAAACCGATCGACGATTTGACATGGCAGCTTCCGGCCATGTTCCTGATCGCGCTGGGCTTCATTCTGGCCGTTATTTACGTCGTGACCCGCTCCTATGTGAGCAGGCCCATCGCCGGCTTGATGGCTGCCGCTGAAAAGCTGGCCCTCGGCAATGTGAATGTCGATCTCCAAGCCGGTTCGGGCGATGAGATCGGTCGCCTGATTCAAGCTTTCAACAAAATGATCGCGAACATCCGCGAAGGGGCCCAAGCCGCCCGGGGGATCGCCGCCGGCGATCTGGCGGTGACGATCCGCCCCAAGTCCGACGATGATCTTCAGGCTTTGAGCATGCAACAGATGATCGATTCCTTGCGGGAACTGATCGACGAGACCCAAAGGCTTACCGGAGCCGCCGCCGCCGGGGAGTTGGCGGTCCGCGGCGATAACGCCAAGTTTCAAGGGGCTTTTGGCGAGATCGTGCTCGGGATCAACCGGATGTTGGATGCGATGGTCGGCCCGTTGAACACCGCCGCCGATTACGTCGAACGGATCGGGCAGGGCGAGATCCCGCCGCCGCTCACCGGGGAGTACCAGGGCGAGTATAATCAGTTGAAGATCAGTATTAACGCCTGTATCAAGGGTTTGGGCGCTTTAACCGAAAGCAACGCCGTGCTGCAACAGATGACGCTGAATGATTACACCCGGCAGATTGCAGGGGATTATCACGGAGTCTATGGCGAGATTGCCCAGGCGGTCAACAAGGTCCTGGCCAAGCTGATCGGGATTCAACAGACTGCCGCCCATATGGCGCAGGGCGATTTCGGCGACTTGGAAGCGCTGCAAAAGGTAGGGCGCCTTTCGGAGCATGATGAGCTGACCCCGTCTTTGACTCGAATGATGGGAACTATCCTGGCCATGGTCCACGAATCGGTGCGCCTCTCAGAAGCGGCCGCCGCCGGAGAGTTGAATGTCCGGGGCGACATCGGAAAGTTTGGGGGCGAATACCGCCGGGTGATCGAAGGTTTCAACGCTACCCTGGACGCGGTGGTGGGCCCCCTCACCGAGGCCGGAGCGGTCCTCGCCAAAATCGCGGTCAACGATTATACGCAGGAGATGAAGGGCGAGTATCAAGGGGTTTTACGGGAGTTCGCCGCGCAGATTAACACGACCCGGGCCCGTTTGCTCAGCGTCCAGGATGTCTTTGTCCGGCTGGCCCAGGGCGATATCAGCCGGTTGGAAGAGTTCCGCGCGGTCGGCCGGCGTTCGGAGAATGACCGGATGATGCCGTCGGCCACTGCGATGATGGAAGCGATCGACGCCTTGATCCAGGAGAGCAATATGCTGGCCGGGGCCGCCGCCAGGGGCGAATTAAAGGTCCGGGGCGATGCGGCCAAATTCAGCGGCAAGTATCAGGAGATCGTCATCGGCCTGAATGGCGCGCTCGACGCGATGGCGCTTCCGATCACCGAAGCCTCGGCGGTGCTGGACGAGATGGCCCGAGGGAGTCTGGAGTCGGTCATGGCCGGGGAATACCAAGGGGAATACGCCCGGATCAAGGAGTCCCTGAACGGCGCCCTCGCTGCTTTCAATCAGGTACTCGGGGAGATCAACAGCGCCGCCGGCCAGGTGGCGGCCGCCTCCCGCCATGTCTCGGCGGGGAGTCAAGCTTTGTCACAAGGCGCCACCGAGCAGGCGGCCACTGTCGAGGAGCTGTCGGCCTCGGTCGCCGAGATCGCCGCCCAGACCAAACAGAACTCCCTGCGGGCGGGCCAGGCCAATGAATTGGCCAATCTGACCAAAAACGACGCCATCCAGGGCAATGCCCAGATGGAGGAGATGCTTGCGGCGATGCAGGGCATCAACGAGGCCGGCACCAATATTTCCAAGATCATCAAGGTGATCGACGAGATCGCCTTCCAGACCAATATCCTGGCCCTGAACGCCGCGGTGGAAGCGGCCCGCGCCGGCCAGCACGGCAAAGGCTTCGCGGTGGTGGCCGAAGAAGTCCGCAACCTGGCCGGACGGAGCGCCAAGGCGGCCAAAGAGACTACCGAACTGATCGAGGGGTCGTTGCGTAAAGCCGCCGATGGCACGCGAATTGCAAGTCGTACCGCGGAATCGCTGGATAAGATCGTGACCGCCGTCACCCGGGCCGCTGATTTGGTACAGGAGATCGCGACCGCCTCCAACGAACAGGCCACCGGCATCGCCCAGATCAATCAGGGTATCAACCAGGTCGCCCAAGTGACCCAGACCAACACCGCCACCTCGGAGGAGAGCGCCTCCGCCAGCGAGGAACTGTCCAGCCAGGCCGAACACTTGAAAGAGATGGTCGGACGGTTCAAGCTGAAGCGCCAAGCGGTGGAGGCGGCGCAGGATCGGGAAGCAACGGACCGCATAACCGTTCCGGACCGCATGGGGAGCATTGGATTCGGAAAGTACTGA
- a CDS encoding ATP-binding cassette domain-containing protein, giving the protein MLEVAIGKELPEYQLQVEFKAANNIVVLFGPSGCGKTTILRSIAGLLRPDAGRIALGDRVLFDADARVALPPRDRGVGLVFQDYALFPHMTVRRNITYSVKTFTAAVRETFANLLKQLRIESLAERYPEELSGGEKQRVALARALMAEPRLLLLDEPLSALDSDTRSELQDELLRLQELWRIPFVLVTHDAAEAEKLGDVILYMERGRIRERSGVS; this is encoded by the coding sequence GTGTTAGAAGTGGCCATTGGGAAGGAATTGCCGGAGTATCAGCTTCAAGTGGAGTTCAAAGCGGCAAATAATATCGTGGTGCTGTTCGGGCCGTCGGGTTGCGGCAAGACCACCATCCTGCGGAGCATTGCCGGGCTGTTGAGGCCGGATGCCGGACGAATCGCCCTGGGCGACCGGGTGCTTTTCGATGCGGATGCCCGGGTGGCGCTGCCGCCCAGGGATCGCGGCGTAGGCCTGGTCTTTCAGGACTATGCGCTTTTTCCCCATATGACGGTGCGCCGCAATATCACTTACAGCGTCAAGACCTTCACCGCCGCGGTCCGCGAAACCTTCGCCAACCTGCTGAAGCAGCTGCGCATCGAGTCCCTGGCGGAACGATACCCCGAGGAACTCTCCGGCGGCGAGAAACAGCGGGTGGCCCTGGCCCGGGCCCTGATGGCCGAGCCCCGGCTCCTGCTCCTGGACGAACCCCTCTCGGCGCTGGACAGCGACACCCGGAGCGAGCTCCAGGACGAGCTGCTGCGGTTGCAGGAATTGTGGCGGATCCCGTTCGTCCTGGTCACCCACGACGCGGCCGAGGCCGAAAAGCTGGGCGACGTCATCCTCTATATGGAACGGGGCCGGATCCGGGAGCGTTCCGGCGTGAGCTGA
- a CDS encoding energy-coupling factor transporter transmembrane component T family protein: MAELNLFRFTPGDSALHRMDPRFKLAGLILISLTAGLADGWSGVALVTLFLAWTFRRSRLPRTTLLRELRRFVWLFAFILAARSFGHPEGEAGFWGFSRAGFAAGLLFDWRLMAVLAAALLLAATTPLTELRNGLLWFLHPLPWLPAARIGTMFSLTFALVPLLFEQAEAVREAQIARSIESVKNPLRRLTSLAWPVLRETFLRADELILAMEARCYTEQRSRPVFRSAAADRLSLGLMLALMVLVAACRMLGV, from the coding sequence ATGGCTGAGCTGAATCTGTTTCGTTTCACCCCGGGTGACTCGGCCTTGCACCGGATGGACCCCCGTTTCAAACTGGCCGGCCTGATCCTGATCAGCCTGACCGCGGGGCTAGCCGACGGCTGGAGCGGCGTCGCTCTGGTCACGCTTTTTCTGGCTTGGACCTTCCGGCGTTCCCGCCTGCCCCGGACTACCTTGCTCCGGGAGCTGCGCCGCTTCGTCTGGTTATTCGCCTTCATCCTCGCGGCGCGCTCTTTTGGGCATCCGGAGGGCGAGGCGGGGTTTTGGGGGTTCTCCCGCGCCGGTTTCGCGGCGGGATTGCTCTTCGACTGGCGGCTCATGGCGGTCCTGGCCGCCGCGTTGCTGCTGGCCGCCACCACGCCGCTGACGGAGCTCCGCAACGGGCTGCTATGGTTCCTGCACCCCCTGCCCTGGCTGCCGGCGGCGCGAATCGGGACGATGTTCAGCCTGACCTTCGCCCTGGTCCCGCTGCTCTTCGAACAGGCCGAGGCGGTCCGGGAAGCCCAGATCGCCCGGAGCATCGAATCGGTCAAAAACCCTTTGCGCCGGCTGACCAGTCTGGCCTGGCCGGTGCTGCGCGAGACCTTCCTGCGGGCCGACGAATTGATCCTGGCGATGGAGGCGCGCTGCTATACCGAACAGCGCAGCCGCCCGGTCTTCCGGAGCGCCGCCGCGGACCGGCTCAGCCTGGGCCTGATGCTGGCCCTGATGGTCCTGGTGGCCGCCTGCCGGATGCTCGGAGTCTGA
- a CDS encoding energy-coupling factor ABC transporter ATP-binding protein, with amino-acid sequence MSLLEIRHLTKIFAGGTVALTDVHLAVDRGELLVLAGTNGSGKTVLARHLNGLLLPTSGEVLLEGAPIAGRLPEVRRQVGLVFQNSDNQIVGETVAADVAFGPENLGLPPAEVRERVAEALAQVDLAALAEARPQLLSGGQKRKLAIAGVLAMRPKLIVLDEPFTGLDYPGVVQILRQLLRLREQGHSLIIVTHELEKILAHADRMAVLSAGRLVASGAPGALLGLLEEYGIKRPYGEERPVATMTWLS; translated from the coding sequence ATGAGCTTACTCGAAATCCGACATCTGACCAAAATCTTCGCCGGCGGCACGGTCGCCCTCACGGACGTCCATCTGGCGGTGGACCGGGGCGAGCTGCTGGTCCTCGCCGGAACCAACGGTTCCGGCAAGACCGTGTTGGCACGGCATCTCAACGGCCTCTTGCTGCCCACCTCGGGCGAGGTGTTGCTGGAGGGGGCGCCCATCGCGGGGCGGCTGCCCGAGGTCCGGCGCCAGGTGGGATTGGTCTTTCAGAATTCCGACAATCAGATCGTGGGGGAGACGGTCGCCGCCGACGTGGCCTTCGGTCCGGAGAATCTGGGGCTGCCCCCGGCCGAGGTCCGGGAGCGGGTGGCCGAGGCCCTGGCCCAGGTGGACCTGGCGGCCCTGGCCGAAGCCCGGCCGCAGCTGCTCTCCGGCGGGCAAAAGCGGAAGCTGGCCATCGCCGGGGTCCTGGCGATGCGGCCGAAGCTGATCGTGTTGGATGAGCCCTTCACCGGGCTGGATTATCCGGGCGTGGTCCAGATCCTCCGCCAGCTGCTGCGGCTGCGGGAGCAGGGCCACTCCCTGATCATCGTCACCCACGAACTGGAGAAGATCCTGGCCCACGCCGACCGGATGGCCGTCCTGTCCGCCGGCCGGTTGGTGGCGTCGGGAGCGCCCGGCGCTCTGCTGGGGCTCCTGGAGGAGTACGGCATCAAGCGGCCGTACGGAGAGGAGCGCCCGGTGGCGACCATGACATGGCTGAGCTGA
- a CDS encoding biotin transporter BioY: MDSNSSLRPTVFASLFTALIIVGGYLSFPLPFSPVPVVLADFFVLLSGLALGAAWGGVSVGFFLLLGLIGLPVLAGGAAGLPVFFGPTGGFLLGYLAEAVLAGFIARRGRPCLWKDLTAVVAGFTVLFVLGVLWLHFSLKLDWPKTLAAGLLPFIPGTVIKAIALILLIRPLRSLLARLSGQ; encoded by the coding sequence ATGGATTCCAATTCATCGTTACGCCCGACCGTTTTCGCCTCTCTTTTTACCGCGCTGATCATCGTCGGCGGTTACTTAAGCTTCCCGTTGCCTTTCAGTCCGGTCCCGGTGGTGCTGGCCGATTTCTTCGTGTTGCTGTCCGGTCTGGCGCTCGGGGCCGCCTGGGGCGGGGTGAGCGTCGGTTTCTTCCTGCTGCTGGGCCTCATCGGCCTGCCGGTCCTGGCGGGCGGCGCGGCCGGACTGCCGGTGTTTTTCGGGCCGACCGGCGGCTTCCTCCTCGGCTATCTGGCCGAAGCGGTATTGGCCGGTTTCATCGCCCGGCGCGGCCGGCCTTGCCTCTGGAAAGACCTGACGGCAGTGGTGGCCGGATTCACGGTCCTCTTCGTCCTGGGCGTCCTCTGGCTTCATTTCTCATTGAAACTGGACTGGCCCAAGACGCTGGCCGCCGGGCTGCTACCCTTCATTCCCGGCACCGTCATCAAGGCCATCGCCCTCATACTGTTGATCCGGCCGCTCCGCTCGCTCTTGGCCAGGCTTTCCGGGCAATAG